TTCGTTTTTTAGCTATCCCTGGCACTTCCGAGAGGCGATAAATTTGGTTTTCGATGATCTCTAAAGTATCCAGCCCAAAATGCTTGACGATGAGTTTAGCAGTAACAGGTCCTACTCCTTTAATCAAACCACTGCCTAAATATTTCTCAATTCCCGTCAGCGTCGCTGGTTTAGTCTCTTGATACTGAACAACCTGAAACTGCGAACCATACTGAAGGTGTTCTATGCAAATTCCCTGTAGCTGTAGCGTCTGTCCTGCTTGGATGTTGGCAAAGCTACCTACTACCGCAATTAACTGTTTGACATTACCCGTGTTCAACCGCGCAATAGTATAACCCGACTCTTCGGAGTGAAACGTAATTCGCTCAATAACTCCAGTCAGTGATGATAGCTGTGTTGTCGCAATTGATGAGGTCATAAAGCAAATGTTCTATTGCTCAAATTAATGGTTTATTAATGTTCCCTAATATTAAAAGATAAATAATATATAGCAATATGTGGTCGTCGAATGAATCAAACGTGATTGGTCATTGACCTTGGACTAGCGATAATAGGTTGAGCGTTTTTGTCAGGGGTTCGAGCTGAAGATGTGCGGTTACTATGATATGGCACGATTTAAAGTCTCTGCTTTGAGTCACCTTACAAGTGAGATAGTAGATGTTGACAACTGATAAGTAACTAATAACGTATGTTAAAATCAATCATAGATCTGTTCGCTTCACTCTACATTTCATTTCCTATTGGTGTTCAGGGGTCGACGTTATTGGCTTTGCGAGTCGGCGTAGGAGTATTGTTTGTCCTGCATGGCTATCCGAAACTAAATCATCTTCAAATCTGGTCTAATGCTTTAAAAATGCCAATTTATCTCTGCTTTCTATCGGCTTTATCGATGTTTATCGGTGGTTTTTGCCTAATTGTAGGCTTGTTGACTCCTCTTGCTTGTGTGACTATTTCGGGTTCGATGGTATTTGCGCTGGTTCTAGAAATTATTCAAGGATTACCTTTTGTAGCACCAGACCCCTATCTAATTCCCGAAGGAGAGTATGAAGGTGCGAACGGGAAAGGCGAACCTCCCAGCCAAGAGAAAGCATTCATTTTCATTCTAATGTTAACTGTACTCTTGGTTTTTGGTCCTGGAGGATTTTCAATTGATGCCTGGTTATTTGGCGTTGCTCGATGAGCAATGGATTAAGCAAAGACCTAAATTTCTAAAAACACACGCCTCAAAAAAGGTCACACCGCTTTTTCTTATTACCTGGTGAATAGCTTCACTATATTTTTTCTTTCTATTTTTGGTAGTCCTAAAGAGGTAAGGATATAAGATTTAGAATGTAGAGCATTTAAGCTATATGTCAGCCGATTTACCCCTTTTTCCATCTTGTGACTCAAACCAAATTGTTAAGAATGGCAAGATCCATAATGGTAAGCAGAATTACAAATGTCAAGATTACGGAAGACAATTTGTAAAAGATCCCGAAAACAAAATTATCGATCAAGACACAAAAGATTCAATTGATAAGCTGCTGTTATAAAAGATTCCTCTAGCTGGTATTGCCAGGGTTACCTAGGTTTCAGAACCTTGGCTACAAAATTATGTTAACGACAAATATGAATCAGTTTCTAAACAAGTTCAAGTGAGAGCTAAAAAAAAGCGGTGCGACCCCCGCGCATGGTTCAACACCCGTTAGCATTCCCTTGCGCCAGCCGCAAAATGCGGCTCGACGTTGCTTCTTGCTCAATAAGCTCAACGGGTCGCAGACCCGCAACGCTTTTTCGCGCACGCGGGGTCTTGACTCAGTTTGCTCGCCCTCGACAACCAAGGGGTACCCCCCGCAGGTACCTCGCCCTCGACAGTTCCAGAAGACGCGGGGAACCCGCGCAACGGACTCACCTGCGGACGAAGCGTCCTTGGTCGCAACGGGGGAGACCCCCGCAACGGTTTTGCGAGACAGCCTTGCAGGAACGGCGGCTTTTGAGTGAGAAGCTTCCCACTCAAAACGCGCCTTGGCTTTCCCTCCGCAGACGAACGAAGGACTTGTACGCACGTACTTGTACGCACGTACTGTCGAGGGTGTCTCGCAACGGAGGGAACCTCCGCAACGCAACTGTCTCACCGCGTCTTTTTAAGACGAATCGCGAACCCTCACCAAGACAGGGAAATTAACCATTCAGGGCGATGAAATGTGGTCATTTGTAGCCAACAAAGACAATAAACAATGGATTTGGCTAGCTCTAGATGCAAAAACCAAAGAGATTGTTGGGGTTCAGGTCGGCGATCGCAGTAGAGAAGAAGCCAGAGAACTCTGGCAGTCACTCCCAGGAATATATCGTCAATGTGCAGTTCGCGAAGAGTGATTTCTGGGAAGCGTATGAACAAGTAATACCCTCGAAGCATCATAAAGCTGTAGGCAAAGCGGATGCGACCCCGCGTCGACGCAAGGCACAAGCGTCCGACACGAGGGCATCTCTAGACGGGAAGCCACGCGGACTTGGGAATGCGCACCAATAAGAAACAGGTAAAACAATTATGTTGAGAGATTCAACTGCACTTGGGAGACAAAGAGTGTCTCGTCTGGTCAGGCAAACGCTATCATTCTCCAAAAAAACGGAAAATCAGATTAGGGCAATTTGGGGGGAGGAAATGGCTCTGTTTAAGAGCCATATTCCACTGGCCCGTTGGTATTTCATCCACCACTACAATGCATCTTTACCTCTTTAGGACTACCAAAACTTTATTACCGCAGTAAATCTTTTATGGATTTATTAATTTTAGGTAATGAATTATTTTAAATTCTGCTGTATCTAAATTTCTATTTAGTTGGCAACTTTATTTTAGGTACTTGGAATACAAATTTATGGCAACTAACTATAATTTGTTTGCCCATCTATCTATTGAAGCAAGCAACCAACGTTTTGCAATTACAAAATGCTGCTAGAGAAATAGCGAATATAGATTTAATCAATAGTAGTCAAAGCGATCGCTTAACTAATAAATCATCTGAAGTCAAGCAAAGCTAAAATAGTGCAATAAAACTATCTGGTCAACAAAAAAATTATCGGCGTTCATCTGTGGACTAATATATCAAACCAATATTGACGGCTTAGTAGGGCGAGGTACAGTACACCTCACCCTGTATTCTAATTAAACTGCCAGACTATGACCTAAATCATGTCGAACTGTTCGCCTGTAACCTGATCGGCAGTATCGCCACCAGTAATATTAATATTGTCTAGAGTAACTTGCTGACCGAAAATATCTGTCACCAACAAATCTTGTGGTCCAGATATGCCAGAGCTACTATTAAACACAAAACGGTTATCAGCCCCGCGTGTCATTGATGTAGTACCACCACCATCTTTCAATATATCCACGCTTTCAACTGGATAGCGATGGTTATTTAATCTGATTGCAGCATACCAAGGATTAGATCCAGAAATACCTTCAGCTACAACCCCCTGACCAATTGTGTTGCCATAAGGGGTTTTGAAGCCGTCTCCAGGCCCAATTAGTTCATAATCAATATTTACTACGCCATCAACAGGATCGGCAACCTTAGCAAAAGCTTCGGCACTCAAATCCAAACCATCGGCACGTTCGTACAGGTAATCGGCAATCTGAACTACAATGGGATCTGCACCTTCTCTTTGTTTTGGCCCAGACACTTTCAAGAAACCACCACTGGCTTCTGAGTTATTCCACTGCACATTATTGATGGCAGTAATTCCCGCCAAAGCACCTCCAGAAAGATTGTCATAACCAGAAGCAACTTTCCCACCAGCAGGGTTAGCTGCATCGTAGAAGGTTGCCCGTCCTTGATAAGTCTCATCCAACGACAAATCAGAACTTATGCTGGCATTAGAAGTGCTATAGAGACTATCGCTGGTACTAGGACTATCAAAGCTCGACCCTTGTATATCAAAATTCTGCGGTTTACCATCGCCATTACCAGTAAAACCAAAGGTTATTGTTTCGCCAGCAGCAATTTCACGATTCCACGAAGCATTTTCAATGGTGTAATGCCCGTTGTCTTTTCCTGTTATTTCAGCATCCCAAATATTGGTAATTTCAGCGGGTAAATCAAACTCAAGATCCCAATTAGCTAGGCTGCTATTACCTTTGTTAGCGATCGATATTTCTCCCTGAAAAACATCGCCCCAGTCTTGTACCTGGGAATAGCTGACGTCTATAGATTCATTCGGCATTTAGTCAAACTCCTATGGTGAAGTAAGCCGATACACTCTAAGCACTTAAGAAACGGCCAAGTAACCTTAAGTCGTTAGCTGTGGATCGAACAACTTTATTTTGTTTTCTGTTAACGGTTTGCACCGTAACAAGGATATGTAAATTTCTTGTAAAGCTACAAAATAAAATATTTTATCTAGGTGAGAGACCCCGTCGTTTTACGACGGGGCTTCCTC
This DNA window, taken from Pleurocapsa sp. FMAR1, encodes the following:
- a CDS encoding DoxX family protein, with protein sequence MLKSIIDLFASLYISFPIGVQGSTLLALRVGVGVLFVLHGYPKLNHLQIWSNALKMPIYLCFLSALSMFIGGFCLIVGLLTPLACVTISGSMVFALVLEIIQGLPFVAPDPYLIPEGEYEGANGKGEPPSQEKAFIFILMLTVLLVFGPGGFSIDAWLFGVAR
- a CDS encoding expansin EXLX1 family cellulose-binding protein is translated as MPNESIDVSYSQVQDWGDVFQGEISIANKGNSSLANWDLEFDLPAEITNIWDAEITGKDNGHYTIENASWNREIAAGETITFGFTGNGDGKPQNFDIQGSSFDSPSTSDSLYSTSNASISSDLSLDETYQGRATFYDAANPAGGKVASGYDNLSGGALAGITAINNVQWNNSEASGGFLKVSGPKQREGADPIVVQIADYLYERADGLDLSAEAFAKVADPVDGVVNIDYELIGPGDGFKTPYGNTIGQGVVAEGISGSNPWYAAIRLNNHRYPVESVDILKDGGGTTSMTRGADNRFVFNSSSGISGPQDLLVTDIFGQQVTLDNINITGGDTADQVTGEQFDMI